A window of Raineyella sp. W15-4 contains these coding sequences:
- a CDS encoding AAA family ATPase yields the protein MDTTTVRQLRHSPGITTTLVSADGSPDPLVLRRVDLSLTFPWSIDWLDGELEAIRRARLPQVVAARVAERGPDHLDIVRPYVAGLDIQAWAAQHGPLSPNEQVRLASEVFRPLAGLHRLGIAHGGVQAANVIIRADSEEVTLLDACMTRHQLAPVTETVDGPDPRLAPSDARPGRARGFADDLVAAALVLLEALAEANRTASALRRARSVGTEAAQLVDIVGVPALLRPIVLRVLDPSTETGYHGTDEALTDLEALLATGTDMPPAYYEPAFVGRTAELAALTACAEAARGSGGAVACLSGASGLGKSRLLDAVVAQVADAGVTVLRAGAFDHTAARPLGLFAGPLREVVARLTADPREAERVRSQLGGLLAAAVVQVPELAEVFGSVATTAPSTGGIGDRALAAPAAVAALLAAVFTPARPGLLIVDDCQWADDLSWQVLARLAITIAAGSPRSAGHLSLVCAGRPDVVDRVRAWGVDGITYVALAPLSANDTAELVRSISDELPDEVLPFVDAYAKGNPLETLLVFQALVDSAALTREADRWVLAADPPAALLPPRPLDAATAAVADAERDAVLVSSRLDRISPDTRRAVRQAAVLGRRFAPELLAGALSDSVPVVEAYLLEATAHGLVRGIAEAGSSVCEFTHDRVREAVLRALPAEERRELHRRAARALEEADGAPADYDIAYHFHRAGDDAAAAPYALRAGEAGVRQNALDVAAGNFRIVQAGLADDRSDGTARFRLQEGLGTVHMLLGNYDLAAKELVWAYELSTTRSALDSSRVACLLGELSFKTGAVDDSAEWMGRSMRQIGLRLPAGPFLAGLCALGEVGLLALTWAYRRLRPNRSGTERDHLAARIYNRLLYEWWFVRSPIWSVLAILRGMRFANAAGSTRERAQAYSTASVVSGVAPILAPLALQLANHSLRLRQREGDGWGVAQSHHFRGFALFGARRYAEAIVAYDIAIEAFETYGDRWEQVAAKWQKALCLAGLGRLLEAGVLARDTYADGKRRGDRIGAGTALAIWVRCLPGDVGMETILRELRQASPGDRHTRAMLHLARAWGHLHADQAVQALAAFEQAEEVVDGAAINNHFLAPIRTSHMQVRRLVQDASPASWTRQHQLRAAAARRRFVRARLSALVFWSERPPVLREWAIRLFAKGRRRRGRLALAAAAHSAASISATGEMAACAVVASAVGLRPRRGPLSGLPRVAELCRSLGIRVDRGIVESAQSRNALDGSGSVQHQALLDAVSHLVAAEDVDEVLDELRDAVAATTSARRVEVGRPTTAGAPSGAAVPLGVEPVRDGQGKELTLLERTSTRVAVGEADEASIVAAFPVGEGDRHGPTVEVLAALAAAVIEREGLRRRSMERMVAVQEAERGRIALDLHDDFGHIFAGLMDRLSVLRSSDDPVISAAATDAREYARRGIQVARAVAWSLRPSGLDDISLTGSVEQYVEDCRQMYPTHIEFSVTGRPVPVSPVVTTAVFRIVQEALTNIGRHSGAEEASIMLVFAPGILRVVVEDDGIGFDPDVADRGRSLGLVGMRERARLVDATLSVESRPGAGTLIRVEVPLKP from the coding sequence ATGGACACCACCACCGTCCGCCAGCTTCGGCACAGCCCGGGCATCACCACGACCCTGGTGTCGGCCGACGGGTCACCCGACCCGCTGGTGCTGCGCCGGGTCGACCTCTCCCTGACCTTCCCCTGGAGCATCGACTGGCTGGACGGCGAGCTGGAGGCCATCCGCCGGGCCCGGCTGCCGCAGGTCGTCGCGGCCCGGGTCGCCGAGCGTGGACCCGACCACCTCGACATCGTCCGGCCCTACGTCGCCGGACTCGACATCCAGGCCTGGGCCGCCCAGCACGGGCCCTTGTCACCGAACGAACAGGTCCGTCTGGCGAGCGAGGTGTTCCGCCCGCTGGCCGGCCTGCACCGCCTGGGCATCGCGCACGGCGGTGTGCAGGCCGCCAACGTCATCATCCGCGCGGACAGCGAGGAGGTCACCCTGCTCGACGCCTGCATGACGCGCCACCAGCTGGCCCCCGTCACCGAGACCGTCGACGGGCCCGATCCGCGACTCGCCCCGTCGGATGCCCGCCCCGGCCGGGCCAGGGGCTTCGCCGACGACCTGGTGGCCGCCGCCCTGGTGCTGCTGGAAGCGCTGGCCGAGGCCAATCGGACCGCGAGCGCGCTGCGCCGAGCCCGCTCGGTCGGGACCGAGGCCGCCCAGCTGGTCGACATCGTCGGTGTCCCGGCCCTGCTGCGCCCCATCGTCCTGCGTGTGCTCGACCCGAGCACGGAAACCGGGTACCACGGCACCGATGAGGCGCTCACCGACCTGGAGGCACTGCTCGCCACCGGCACCGACATGCCGCCGGCGTACTACGAACCGGCGTTCGTGGGCCGTACGGCGGAGCTCGCGGCGCTCACTGCCTGCGCCGAGGCCGCCCGCGGGAGCGGAGGTGCGGTGGCGTGCCTGAGCGGCGCCTCGGGCCTGGGCAAGAGCCGTCTGCTGGACGCCGTCGTCGCGCAGGTGGCCGACGCCGGTGTGACGGTGCTGCGGGCCGGCGCCTTCGACCATACGGCGGCCCGTCCACTCGGCCTGTTCGCGGGCCCGCTGCGCGAGGTGGTGGCCAGACTGACGGCCGACCCCCGCGAGGCCGAGCGGGTGCGGAGCCAGCTCGGCGGCCTGCTCGCCGCGGCCGTGGTGCAGGTGCCCGAACTGGCGGAGGTGTTCGGGTCGGTGGCCACCACCGCCCCCTCCACCGGCGGCATCGGTGACCGCGCCCTGGCGGCGCCGGCCGCCGTGGCGGCCCTGCTGGCGGCCGTGTTCACGCCGGCCCGCCCCGGCCTGCTCATCGTCGACGACTGCCAGTGGGCCGACGACCTGAGCTGGCAGGTGCTCGCCCGCCTGGCCATCACCATCGCGGCAGGCAGCCCCCGTTCCGCCGGGCACCTCTCCCTGGTCTGTGCAGGTCGCCCCGACGTGGTCGACCGCGTCCGGGCCTGGGGAGTCGATGGCATCACGTACGTGGCCCTGGCGCCGTTGTCGGCGAACGACACCGCAGAGCTGGTCCGCTCCATCAGCGACGAGTTGCCCGACGAGGTGCTGCCGTTCGTCGACGCGTACGCCAAGGGCAACCCGCTGGAGACCCTGCTGGTCTTCCAGGCCCTGGTCGACTCGGCCGCCCTGACCCGCGAGGCGGACCGGTGGGTGCTGGCCGCCGACCCTCCCGCCGCGCTGCTGCCCCCGCGACCCCTCGATGCCGCCACCGCCGCGGTCGCCGATGCCGAACGGGATGCCGTGCTGGTCTCCTCCCGGTTGGACCGGATCTCCCCGGACACTCGTCGGGCCGTCCGCCAGGCTGCGGTGCTGGGCCGGCGCTTCGCGCCCGAGCTGCTGGCCGGGGCACTGTCCGACTCCGTGCCGGTGGTGGAGGCGTACCTGCTCGAGGCCACCGCCCACGGACTCGTCCGCGGCATTGCCGAGGCCGGCAGCTCGGTCTGCGAGTTCACCCATGACCGGGTCCGCGAGGCGGTGCTGCGCGCCCTGCCCGCGGAGGAGCGCCGCGAACTGCACCGGCGGGCCGCCCGGGCACTGGAGGAGGCTGACGGGGCCCCGGCCGACTACGACATCGCCTACCACTTCCACCGCGCCGGTGATGATGCCGCCGCCGCGCCGTACGCCCTGCGCGCGGGGGAGGCCGGGGTGCGCCAGAACGCCCTGGACGTCGCCGCCGGCAACTTCCGCATCGTGCAGGCCGGCCTGGCCGACGACCGGTCGGACGGGACGGCACGGTTCCGCCTGCAGGAGGGCCTCGGGACGGTGCACATGCTGCTCGGGAACTACGACCTGGCCGCGAAGGAGTTGGTCTGGGCGTACGAGCTCAGCACGACGCGCTCGGCCCTCGACTCCTCCCGCGTCGCCTGCCTGCTCGGTGAGCTGTCCTTCAAGACCGGAGCCGTCGATGACTCCGCGGAGTGGATGGGGCGCAGCATGCGCCAGATTGGCTTGCGGCTGCCCGCCGGCCCGTTCCTGGCCGGTCTGTGCGCGCTCGGAGAAGTCGGCCTGCTCGCCCTCACCTGGGCCTACCGCCGGCTGCGCCCGAACCGCTCCGGGACCGAGCGCGACCACCTCGCCGCCCGGATCTACAACCGCCTGCTGTACGAGTGGTGGTTCGTCCGCTCACCCATCTGGTCGGTGCTGGCGATCCTGCGGGGCATGCGGTTCGCGAACGCCGCCGGCAGCACCCGGGAACGGGCCCAGGCGTACTCCACCGCGTCCGTGGTCTCCGGGGTGGCTCCGATCCTGGCCCCGCTGGCACTGCAGCTGGCCAACCACTCGTTGCGACTGCGCCAACGGGAGGGTGATGGCTGGGGAGTCGCCCAGTCGCACCACTTCCGTGGGTTCGCCCTCTTCGGCGCCCGGCGGTACGCGGAGGCGATCGTGGCGTACGACATCGCGATCGAGGCCTTCGAGACGTACGGGGACAGGTGGGAACAGGTGGCCGCCAAGTGGCAGAAGGCCCTGTGCCTGGCCGGCCTGGGGCGGCTGCTGGAGGCGGGCGTGCTGGCCCGGGACACGTACGCCGACGGCAAGCGCCGCGGGGACCGGATCGGTGCCGGCACCGCCCTGGCGATCTGGGTGCGCTGCCTGCCGGGGGACGTGGGCATGGAGACGATCCTGCGCGAGCTGCGCCAGGCCAGTCCCGGCGACCGCCACACCCGCGCCATGCTGCACCTGGCCCGGGCCTGGGGGCACCTGCACGCGGACCAGGCCGTGCAGGCCCTGGCCGCCTTCGAGCAGGCCGAGGAGGTGGTCGACGGGGCTGCCATCAACAACCACTTCCTGGCGCCGATCCGCACCTCGCACATGCAGGTACGGCGCCTGGTGCAGGATGCGTCCCCCGCCTCGTGGACCCGGCAGCACCAGCTCCGGGCAGCCGCGGCCCGGCGTCGGTTCGTCCGCGCCCGGTTGTCGGCCCTCGTCTTCTGGAGCGAGCGGCCACCTGTCCTGCGGGAATGGGCGATCCGGCTGTTCGCGAAGGGGCGTCGCCGGCGCGGGCGCCTCGCGCTGGCCGCCGCCGCCCACAGCGCCGCGTCGATCTCGGCCACCGGGGAGATGGCGGCGTGCGCCGTGGTCGCCTCCGCGGTGGGACTGCGGCCGCGCCGGGGACCGCTCAGTGGCCTGCCGCGGGTGGCCGAGCTGTGCCGCTCGCTCGGGATCCGGGTGGATCGGGGCATCGTCGAGTCGGCCCAGTCCCGCAACGCCCTGGACGGCTCCGGCTCCGTCCAGCACCAGGCCCTGCTGGACGCGGTGAGTCACCTGGTGGCCGCCGAGGACGTCGATGAGGTGCTCGACGAACTGCGGGACGCGGTGGCGGCGACGACCTCCGCCCGGCGCGTCGAGGTGGGCCGGCCCACCACGGCGGGCGCCCCCAGCGGTGCAGCTGTCCCGCTCGGCGTCGAGCCGGTGCGGGACGGGCAGGGCAAGGAGCTGACCCTGCTGGAGCGTACGTCCACCCGGGTCGCCGTCGGCGAGGCCGACGAGGCCTCGATCGTGGCGGCCTTCCCGGTCGGGGAGGGTGATCGCCACGGGCCGACGGTGGAGGTGCTGGCCGCGCTGGCTGCGGCGGTGATCGAGCGCGAGGGACTGCGGCGCCGCTCGATGGAGCGGATGGTGGCGGTGCAGGAGGCCGAACGGGGCCGGATCGCGCTGGACCTGCACGACGACTTCGGGCACATCTTCGCCGGCCTGATGGATCGGCTCAGTGTGCTGCGCAGCTCCGACGACCCGGTCATCAGCGCGGCGGCGACCGATGCGCGGGAGTACGCCCGGCGAGGCATCCAGGTCGCCCGCGCGGTCGCCTGGTCGCTGCGGCCGTCCGGCCTGGACGACATCAGCCTGACCGGGTCCGTCGAGCAGTACGTCGAGGACTGCCGGCAGATGTACCCGACGCACATCGAGTTCAGCGTGACCGGACGGCCCGTCCCGGTGTCCCCGGTCGTGACGACGGCCGTGTTCCGGATCGTCCAGGAGGCGCTCACCAACATCGGTCGCCACAGCGGGGCCGAGGAGGCCAGCATCATGCTCGTCTTCGCTCCCGGCATCCTGCGCGTGGTGGTCGAGGACGACGGCATCGGCTTCGACCCCGACGTGGCTGACCGGGGCCGGTCCCTGGGCCTGGTCGGCATGCGGGAACGGGCCCGGCTGGTGGACGCTACGTTGTCCGTCGAGTCCCGGCCCGGCGCCGGCACCCTGATCCGAGTGGAGGTGCCCCTCAAGCCATGA
- the hcaB gene encoding 3-(cis-5,6-dihydroxycyclohexa-1,3-dien-1-yl)propanoate dehydrogenase → MGWLEKNVMIVTGGGSGLGRALVDRFVAEDARVGVLEKSSQRAEELRQAHGDAVHVVEGDVRSYQDNERIVAETVEKYGRLDTFVGNAGIWDFSRKLVDVPADELDTMFDEMFHVNVKGYLHGARAAVKPLAASRGSMIFTVSNAGFYPGGGGPLYTGTKHAVVGLIRQLAYELGPKIRVNGVAPGAIPTDLRGPGSVGMDKTAISAFPLEELVKACTVLQELPTAEDYTGPYVLLASKENSPTATGSIINCDGGMGVRGLAETVGGLDL, encoded by the coding sequence ATGGGTTGGTTGGAGAAGAACGTCATGATCGTCACCGGCGGCGGGTCGGGCCTGGGCCGTGCCCTGGTCGACCGGTTCGTGGCCGAGGACGCCCGGGTGGGCGTGCTGGAGAAGTCGTCGCAGCGCGCCGAGGAGCTGCGCCAGGCCCACGGCGACGCCGTCCACGTCGTCGAGGGCGACGTCCGCAGCTACCAGGACAACGAGCGCATCGTCGCCGAGACGGTCGAGAAGTACGGCCGCCTGGACACGTTCGTCGGCAACGCCGGCATCTGGGACTTCTCCCGGAAGCTGGTCGACGTGCCGGCCGATGAGCTGGACACGATGTTCGACGAGATGTTCCACGTGAACGTCAAGGGCTACCTGCACGGTGCCCGCGCCGCCGTCAAGCCACTGGCCGCCAGCCGCGGCTCGATGATCTTCACCGTGTCGAACGCCGGCTTCTACCCCGGCGGTGGCGGCCCCCTCTACACCGGCACCAAGCATGCCGTGGTCGGCCTCATCCGCCAGCTGGCCTACGAGCTCGGCCCGAAGATCCGCGTCAACGGCGTGGCGCCGGGTGCCATCCCGACCGACCTGCGTGGCCCCGGCTCGGTGGGCATGGACAAGACCGCCATCTCGGCGTTCCCGCTGGAGGAGCTGGTCAAGGCCTGCACCGTGCTCCAGGAACTGCCCACCGCCGAGGACTACACTGGCCCGTACGTCCTTCTGGCGTCGAAGGAGAACTCCCCCACCGCCACCGGGTCGATCATCAACTGCGACGGTGGCATGGGTGTCCGCGGCCTGGCCGAGACCGTTGGCGGCCTCGACCTGTGA
- a CDS encoding NAD(P)/FAD-dependent oxidoreductase: MISDIAIIGAGVAGMSAVQALRSEGYDGRLVLIGEEPQLPYDRTALSKGLLTGEFDEVPLLSPAAWYDEQEVQVVLDRAASRLDLRGREVVLDGDLRIRADRVLLATGAAARRPVVPGADLPGVETLRTAGEAERLRRAWQPGQRLVVVGGGLIGCEIATTAGKAGLEVTILEASDELLQRVLGRRLGGWTRELLQESGVDVRLGTGAAEFIGTDRVTGVLGTDGRLFPADIVIVSIGADPRTELAEQAGLACQRGIVVDDVGTTSSPAVFAVGDAASWPLHAGGRRSLETYLNSQGQAATAAAAMLGNPVPAPQIPLSWTEIAEHHFQMIGDIDGPGEHVLRGALDGGPSLLFRLVDGAVAAAVSVDASRDFAIATRLVGNGTRVDANALADTDLELRQLLRAARTTALAPSA, encoded by the coding sequence GTGATCAGCGACATCGCGATCATCGGTGCGGGCGTGGCCGGCATGAGTGCCGTCCAGGCCCTGCGGTCCGAGGGCTACGACGGTCGCCTCGTCCTCATCGGCGAGGAGCCCCAGCTGCCCTACGACCGGACGGCACTGTCGAAGGGTCTGCTGACCGGCGAGTTCGACGAGGTCCCGCTGCTGTCGCCGGCCGCCTGGTACGACGAGCAGGAGGTCCAGGTGGTGCTCGACCGAGCTGCCAGCCGCCTGGACCTCCGGGGCCGCGAGGTCGTGCTGGACGGCGACCTGCGGATCCGGGCCGACCGGGTGCTGCTGGCCACCGGAGCGGCTGCGCGCCGCCCGGTGGTGCCGGGCGCGGACCTGCCGGGGGTGGAGACCCTGCGGACCGCCGGCGAGGCCGAGCGGCTGCGCCGGGCCTGGCAGCCCGGCCAGCGGCTGGTCGTGGTCGGCGGCGGCCTGATCGGCTGCGAGATCGCCACGACGGCAGGCAAGGCCGGGCTCGAGGTCACCATCCTGGAGGCCTCGGACGAACTGCTGCAGCGGGTGCTGGGCCGCCGCCTCGGCGGCTGGACCCGGGAACTGCTCCAGGAGAGCGGCGTCGACGTACGACTGGGGACGGGCGCCGCCGAGTTCATCGGCACCGACCGCGTCACCGGCGTACTCGGCACCGATGGTCGGCTGTTCCCGGCTGACATCGTCATCGTGTCCATCGGCGCCGATCCCCGGACCGAGCTGGCCGAGCAGGCCGGCCTGGCCTGCCAGCGCGGCATCGTCGTCGACGACGTCGGCACCACCAGCTCCCCGGCCGTGTTCGCGGTGGGCGACGCCGCCTCCTGGCCACTGCATGCGGGTGGCCGGCGCTCCCTGGAGACCTACCTCAACAGCCAGGGGCAGGCGGCCACGGCCGCCGCGGCGATGCTGGGCAACCCGGTGCCGGCCCCCCAGATCCCGCTGTCCTGGACCGAGATCGCCGAGCACCACTTCCAGATGATCGGCGACATCGACGGACCGGGTGAGCACGTCCTGCGCGGCGCACTCGACGGTGGCCCGTCGCTGCTGTTCCGACTCGTCGACGGTGCCGTGGCCGCGGCCGTGTCCGTCGATGCCTCCCGGGACTTCGCGATCGCGACTCGTCTTGTCGGCAACGGCACCCGTGTGGACGCCAATGCCCTGGCCGACACCGACCTTGAACTGCGGCAGCTGTTGCGGGCCGCGCGCACCACCGCTCTGGCGCCCAGCGCCTGA
- a CDS encoding non-heme iron oxygenase ferredoxin subunit, translated as MSFTRICAVGDVPPGEMLRYEDGPEPILVANVDGEFFATQDTCTHSDWPLSDGFLEDGLIECSLHWAKFDARTGKAKTLPACVNLRTYPVQVDGDDVLVDLKVGATL; from the coding sequence ATGTCCTTCACCAGGATCTGTGCCGTCGGCGACGTACCGCCGGGGGAGATGCTGCGCTACGAGGACGGGCCCGAGCCCATCCTGGTCGCCAATGTGGACGGCGAGTTCTTCGCCACCCAGGACACCTGCACCCATTCCGACTGGCCGCTCTCGGATGGCTTCCTCGAGGACGGGCTGATCGAGTGCTCCCTGCACTGGGCCAAGTTCGACGCCCGGACGGGCAAGGCCAAGACCCTTCCCGCTTGTGTCAACCTGCGGACCTACCCGGTCCAGGTCGACGGTGACGACGTCCTGGTCGACCTCAAGGTCGGGGCCACGCTGTGA
- a CDS encoding aromatic-ring-hydroxylating dioxygenase subunit beta codes for MIDVAPPTVAFQTKPAPVDPVLQHEIEQFYYWEAKLLNDRRFEEWFALLAEDIHYFMPIRTTRMVRDSAKEWSKPGEYAHFDEDAQTMRGRLRKILADVSWSENPASRTRHAISNVMIVPGPQEGEFQVSNVFMIHRNRLERQLDHFAGERRDLLRRTDTEAGFEIVSRTILIDQSTILANNLSFFF; via the coding sequence ATGATCGACGTCGCCCCGCCCACCGTGGCGTTCCAGACCAAGCCGGCACCGGTCGACCCGGTCCTGCAGCACGAGATCGAGCAGTTCTACTACTGGGAGGCCAAGCTCCTCAACGACCGCCGGTTCGAGGAGTGGTTCGCCCTGCTGGCCGAGGACATCCACTACTTCATGCCGATCCGCACCACCCGGATGGTGCGGGACTCCGCCAAGGAGTGGTCCAAGCCGGGCGAGTACGCGCACTTTGACGAGGACGCCCAGACGATGCGCGGCCGGCTCCGCAAGATCCTGGCGGACGTCAGCTGGTCGGAGAACCCGGCCTCGCGCACCCGGCACGCGATCTCCAACGTGATGATCGTCCCCGGTCCGCAGGAGGGCGAGTTCCAGGTCTCGAACGTGTTCATGATCCATCGCAACCGCCTCGAGCGCCAGCTCGACCACTTCGCCGGGGAGCGCCGCGACCTGCTGCGCCGTACGGACACCGAGGCCGGTTTCGAGATCGTCAGCCGCACGATCCTGATCGACCAGAGCACCATCCTGGCCAACAACCTCAGCTTCTTCTTCTAG
- a CDS encoding aromatic ring-hydroxylating dioxygenase subunit alpha → MDELSPAIVDGKRRWSDEEIAGLIDETTGRLDPRIYTDEALYEQELERVFGRSWLLMGHESQIPKAGDFMTQYMGEDPVVVVRQKNGGIRVFLNQCRHRGMRICRADAGNAKSFMCSYHGWAYDNGGNLVSVPFEEQSFPNLKKEEWGPMQARVETYKGLIFANWDQDAPDLDTYLGEAKFYMDHMLDRTEAGTEVIAGVQKWVIPCNWKFAAEQFASDMYHAGTTSHLSGIIAGLPDDMELTDLAPPTEGLQYRAPWGGHGSGFFIGDPNLLYAIMGPKIVDYWTQGPAAEKASERLGSIERGTRLMVQHMTVFPTCSFLPGINTIRSWHPRGPHEIEVWAFTLVDADAPEEIKEEYRRQTLRTFSAGGVFEQDDGENWVEIQHVLRGHKARSMPFNAQMGLGQTDSDNPTYPGTMSYVYSEESARGLYAQWARMMMAPDWAALEATRPAALEPSNA, encoded by the coding sequence ATGGATGAGCTATCACCGGCGATTGTTGATGGGAAGCGACGCTGGTCCGACGAGGAGATCGCCGGGCTGATCGACGAGACGACGGGCCGATTGGACCCGCGCATCTACACCGACGAGGCTCTCTACGAGCAGGAGCTGGAGCGGGTCTTCGGCCGCTCGTGGCTGCTGATGGGCCACGAGTCGCAGATCCCGAAGGCCGGCGACTTCATGACCCAGTACATGGGCGAGGACCCGGTGGTGGTCGTGCGCCAGAAGAACGGCGGGATCCGGGTCTTCCTGAACCAGTGCCGCCACCGCGGCATGCGGATCTGCCGCGCGGACGCCGGCAACGCCAAGTCGTTCATGTGCTCCTACCACGGGTGGGCGTACGACAACGGCGGCAACCTGGTCAGCGTCCCCTTCGAGGAGCAGTCCTTCCCCAACCTCAAGAAGGAGGAGTGGGGACCCATGCAGGCCCGGGTCGAGACCTACAAGGGCCTGATCTTCGCCAACTGGGACCAGGACGCCCCTGACCTGGACACCTACCTGGGTGAGGCCAAGTTCTACATGGACCACATGCTCGACCGCACCGAGGCGGGCACCGAGGTCATCGCCGGCGTGCAGAAGTGGGTCATCCCCTGCAACTGGAAGTTCGCCGCCGAGCAGTTCGCCAGCGACATGTACCACGCAGGCACCACCTCGCACCTGTCCGGCATCATCGCCGGCCTGCCGGACGACATGGAGCTGACCGACCTGGCCCCGCCGACCGAGGGCCTGCAGTACCGCGCCCCCTGGGGTGGTCACGGCAGCGGCTTCTTCATCGGCGACCCCAACCTGCTGTACGCGATCATGGGCCCGAAGATCGTCGACTACTGGACCCAGGGTCCGGCCGCCGAGAAGGCCTCGGAGCGCCTCGGCAGCATCGAGCGCGGCACCCGCCTGATGGTGCAGCACATGACCGTCTTCCCCACCTGTTCGTTCCTGCCGGGCATCAACACCATCCGCTCCTGGCACCCGCGCGGCCCGCACGAGATCGAGGTCTGGGCCTTCACCCTCGTCGACGCGGACGCTCCCGAGGAGATCAAGGAGGAGTACCGCCGCCAGACGCTGCGCACCTTCTCCGCCGGCGGCGTCTTCGAGCAGGACGACGGCGAGAACTGGGTCGAGATCCAGCACGTGCTCCGCGGCCACAAGGCCCGCAGCATGCCCTTCAACGCGCAGATGGGCCTGGGTCAGACCGACTCGGACAACCCGACCTACCCCGGCACGATGAGCTACGTCTACAGCGAGGAGTCCGCCCGCGGCCTGTACGCCCAGTGGGCCCGGATGATGATGGCGCCCGACTGGGCCGCCCTGGAGGCCACCCGCCCCGCCGCGCTCGAGCCGAGCAACGCGTGA
- a CDS encoding thiazole synthase, protein MADTFTLGGHQFSSRFILGSGKYNLDLIRAAVEQAGAQMITLALRRADTDTDSVLDHIPEDVTVLPNTSGARTADEAVRIARLARELGCGDFVKIEVIRDTKYLLPDNQETIRATETLAGEGFIVLPYMHPDLNVARDLVAAGAAAVMPLAAPIGSNRGLAAREFLQILIDEIDVPIIVDAGIGRPSQACEAMEMGAAAIMANTAIATAADVPAMARAFRLAIEAGRAGYLAGGGRVLERGAEASSPLTAFLDGMGLDEVTA, encoded by the coding sequence ATGGCTGACACGTTCACGCTCGGTGGCCACCAGTTCTCGTCCCGTTTCATCCTGGGCTCGGGCAAGTACAACCTCGACCTGATCCGAGCAGCCGTCGAGCAGGCCGGGGCACAGATGATCACACTCGCGCTCCGGCGGGCCGACACCGATACCGACAGCGTCCTGGACCACATCCCCGAGGACGTGACGGTGCTGCCCAACACCTCCGGGGCCCGCACGGCCGACGAGGCCGTACGGATCGCCCGGCTTGCCCGCGAGCTCGGCTGCGGCGACTTCGTCAAGATCGAGGTGATCCGCGACACCAAGTACCTGCTGCCGGACAACCAGGAGACCATCCGGGCGACCGAGACGCTGGCCGGTGAAGGGTTCATCGTGCTCCCGTACATGCACCCGGACCTGAACGTGGCCCGCGACCTGGTCGCCGCCGGAGCGGCGGCCGTGATGCCACTCGCAGCCCCGATCGGCTCGAACCGCGGGCTCGCCGCACGCGAGTTCCTCCAGATCCTGATCGACGAGATCGACGTGCCGATCATTGTCGACGCCGGCATCGGCCGCCCGTCGCAGGCCTGTGAGGCGATGGAGATGGGCGCCGCCGCGATCATGGCCAACACCGCGATCGCGACCGCTGCCGACGTCCCCGCCATGGCCCGGGCGTTCAGGCTGGCCATCGAGGCCGGCCGCGCCGGGTACCTGGCCGGGGGCGGCAGAGTGCTCGAACGTGGCGCTGAGGCGTCCAGCCCACTGACCGCGTTCCTCGACGGGATGGGCCTGGACGAGGTCACCGCATGA